The DNA region TCATGCGGCCGCCCCGTGGCGCCATCCGTGCCAGCCACATCCGGGCGCTGGCCGGGCGCCTCGGCGTCGTGCAGATCGACTCGGTCAACGCGCTGGTGCGCTCGCACTACCTGCCGTTCTTTTCCCGCCTCGGCGATTACCCGCGCGAGCTATTGGACGAGCTCGCCTGGGGCAAGCCGCGGCGCCGTGCGCTGTTCGAATACTGGGGGCACGAGGCTTCGCTGCTGCCCCTGGAACTCTACCCGGCGATGCGCTGGCGCATGCAGCGGGCGGCGCAGGGGCGTGGCATCTACCAGCAGCTGGCGCGCTTCGGCCGCGAGCAGCGGGACGTGATCCAGCGCGTGCTCGCCGCCGTGCACGAGCAGGGCGCCCTGGGTGCCGGGGCCCTGAGCACCCGCCAGGAACGCGCCGGCCCCTGGTGGGACTGGAGCGCCGAGAAGCATGCGCTGGAGTGGCTGTTCGCCGCCGGCGAGGTGACGGTCGCCGGGCGGCGCGGCTTCGAGCGGCTCTACGACCTGCCCGAGCGGGTGATTCCGGCGCACCTGCGCACGGGCGCGGAGCTGGCCGAAGCCGATGCCATCCGCCAGTTGTTGCTGCACTCGGCCCAGGCCCTGGGCGTTAGCACCGAGAAGGACCTGCGCGACTACTTCCGGCTCGACGTGGCCGATGCCCGCCAGGGCCTGGCCGAACTGGTGGAGAACGGCGACCTGCAGAGGGTCGCCGTGCGCGGCTGGAAGCAGGAGGGCTACTGCCTTGGCGAGCCGGCGGTGCCGCGCAAGGTCAGGGCCAGCGCGCTGCTGTCGCCCTTCGATTCGCTGATCTGGGAGCGTGCCCGCACCGAGCGCCTGTTCGACTTCCACTACCGCCTGGAGATCTACACCCCGGCGGACAAGCGCCGGTACGGCTACTACGTGCTGCCGTTCCTCCACGACGAACGCATCCCCGCCCGCGTCGACCTGCGCGCCGAACGTGCCCACGACCGCCTGGCCGTGCACGCCCTGCACGAGGAAACACCCGGGCTCGGCGAGGTGGGCCTGCACGCCCTGGCCGAAAACCTGCGCCGCCTCGCCACCTGGCTGGGGCTGGAGGAGGTCGCCATCACCTGCCAGCGCCCCGGAACCCAGCGCCTGCGCGCGGTCCTGGCGGGGTTGGCTGGCTGAGACGCGCCCGTCGGGTCGCCAGCCAGCCCTGCCGTCCGGCCGGCCGCCGGCTTTCGGCGAACGCTGCCGTATAACTGTCGCCACAGCTATGCGACAATCCGCGCGTTTTTTCACATGAACCCCGCTTTCATCGCCAGGCAGCACGGGCCCCATGCCCGGGCGCTGCTCCTGCGCTATGCCCAACGGGTCGGCCACGACGCCGGCCGGTGGGCCTTGCGAACGCTCCAGACGGGTATCCGACCGGTACCCGGCGACATTCGAAAGCTGCACACATCTGACAGGTAGACCCCTTGATCTCCACCGCCAACATCACCATGCAGTTCGGCCCCAAGCCGCTGTTCGAGAACGTTTCCGTCAAGTTCGGCAACGGCAACCGCTACGGCCTGATCGGCGCCAACGGCTGCGGCAAGTCGACCTTCATGAAGATCCTCGGCGGTGATCTGGAGCCTTCCGGCGGCCAGGTGATGCTGGAGCCGAACGTACGCCTGGGCAAGCTGCGCCAGGACCAGTTCGCCTACGAAGACTTCACCGTGATCGACACCGTGATCATGGGGCACGAAGAACTGTGGCGGGTGAAGGCCGAGCGTGACCGCATCTACTCCCTGCCGGAGATGAGCGAGGAAGACGGCATGGCCGTGGCCGAGCTTGAGACCGAGTTCGCCGAGATGGACGGCTACACCGCCGAATCCCGCGCCGGCGAGCTGCTGCTCGGCCTGGGCATCCCGCTGGCCCAGCACTTCGGCCCGATGAGCGAAGTGGCGCCCGGCTGGAAACTGCGCGTGCTGCTGGCCCAGGCACTGTTCTCGGACCCGGAAGTGCTGCTGCTGGACGAGCCGACCAACCACCTGGACATCAACACCATCCGCTGGCTGGAA from Pseudomonas tohonis includes:
- a CDS encoding winged helix-turn-helix domain-containing protein; its protein translation is MPLELSAAEARRLALAAQGFMRPPRGAIRASHIRALAGRLGVVQIDSVNALVRSHYLPFFSRLGDYPRELLDELAWGKPRRRALFEYWGHEASLLPLELYPAMRWRMQRAAQGRGIYQQLARFGREQRDVIQRVLAAVHEQGALGAGALSTRQERAGPWWDWSAEKHALEWLFAAGEVTVAGRRGFERLYDLPERVIPAHLRTGAELAEADAIRQLLLHSAQALGVSTEKDLRDYFRLDVADARQGLAELVENGDLQRVAVRGWKQEGYCLGEPAVPRKVRASALLSPFDSLIWERARTERLFDFHYRLEIYTPADKRRYGYYVLPFLHDERIPARVDLRAERAHDRLAVHALHEETPGLGEVGLHALAENLRRLATWLGLEEVAITCQRPGTQRLRAVLAGLAG